AGCTCCGTTCATGCCCAGAGCCGTGGCCGCCCCACACTGGGGCCAGAGCAAGGtgcagaaatgctgcagtgAGCAGACGGGGATAATCCGTCCTCCAAGCCCGAGCTAGGGCTTTCCTCTAATTCACCGGCACAGACAGGTTAAGTCCTGGCTTTCCCACAGCGAGGCGCTTATGTTGATGGAGGAGTTTGTACACAGGGTAGGGTGgatgctgcagggctgtgacaGTAAATGCCCTCGGCTCTGTGTGTCCCCGGCTGCTTTCCTGCCCTCTGCCCCTTCGGGGTCGGTGTTTTGGCTGTCTCGGGCAGGTTGCggggggagctgctgggtgcCGGTGTCTCCAGGCCCTCTGAGCCCACCTGTGAGTGAGGGCTCTTCGCTGTGGCTATGGCTTCAGCAGCGAGGGCTCCGTGCTCTGGCTTCCCCCATCCGCCAGCTCTCCCAACACCGCTGATCCTGCCTCCTGCAAGCGGCTGACGGCTGGCTCCGAATGACCAAAGCCTTGgcttacatttaattttaacgATGTAATTTAATAACAGGGAAGCAGGATTGGATTGCTGGTTCTCAGGGGGCTGAATCCTTAATGAACAGCGGCTGCTCCGCACAGGCACGTGCGGGAGATGTGTACAGGGAGCAGAAAGGCAACGCAGGCTCTGTTGGCAAGGCTTGTCCTTGAACAGTTGTTATCTAAATGCCAAGTGGCTCTGAGCCCCATGCGCGGAGGAGAAGCTCGGTGCCTTGACTTTGGCCTGTAGGTGTGTGTTAAAGTTTCTGCTTCTGACATCTCTGCAGCCTTGGCCCAGGTACAGGCTGCCGATGGGCCAGAATTGCGGTGAGTTTGTTGTGGTAATGTCCCTTCCAGGCCAGGGAGGGGACAAACAGTGACAGGACCAGGCTGTGGCTCCCTCGGGCATGAGGGATTGCCTCTACCCCACAACAGACTCTGCCACACGCTGCAGCTCAGTGCGGCCATGCAATCGGTGCGTTGAGCACCGCGGTGGTCTGGTGTGCGGAGGGTGGTCCTGGAATTAATGGGGGGGGGCGTTATTCCCAAGTGGAGGGTGCCGGCATGTGCCTCTTCTCACTACTGGGATGAGAAACCTGCTCAGCAGACCGAGCCTGGGTCTTTCCTCGCCATCCCGTGCCAGCAGGTATGTGACCATCCTCTCTGTCCCCGCCGGCAGGTTCTGCGGCGTTCCTGGGGCTGTACCTCGTGTTCGGCTATGGCGCCTCGCTGCTCTGCAACCTCATTGGCTTCGCCTACCCCGCATACGTCTCGTAAGTACTGGCatcccagcccagcctccctgCAGTGCCCGGAGAGCATTCCCAGCCCTTAGCTGAGGGTCTCCGTGGTAAATGAGGAGGCAGTTATGGTTGGGAAGCTCTTGAGACCTTCCTGAAAATGCCGGGACCTGGCACTGTCCCAGCttggcacagcagcacctggTAGGCACGTTTGCTCCAGGATTCGGAGGATTTGGGAAGGAGgtgcccaccctgccagcagGACTGTGGCGGCAGCgcccttcccctctcctgctgcagtaTCAAAGCCATCGAGAGCTCCAGCAAAGAGGACGACACCACATGGTTGACGTACTGGGTGGTGTACGGCGTCTTCAGCGTAGCCGAGTTCTTCTCTGACACCTTCCTCTACTGGTTCCCCTTCTACTATGCTGGGAAGGTAACGGCtttgctgggggctgctggtgccAGACTCCTCTCACCCATTAGCGGTGGTGGTGGCCGTGGTGGGGCCCGGCATGGAGCTCCCCGCAGTCAGCTGGGGTCCCAGTACCTCCAGCGAGCTCCAGCCTTGGGAAGCTGGAGGGCGGACTGGAGCATCTCGGCTGCGGCCCCGTCACTGCTCCCCTTCTGGGGGCTGCCTcgctcagcccctgccccgccaTCTTCCAGCTCTGGAGAGTCTCTCCTCCCCGCAGTGCCTGTTCCTGGTGTGGTGCATGGCCCCCGTGTCCTGGAACGGGTCGCAGGTGCTCTACCACAACGTCATCCGGCCCTGCTTCCTCAAGCACCACCGGACCGTGGACAATGTGCTGGGCACCCTCAGCACCAAAGCGCTGGATGCGGCTTCCAGCGTCACCCGAGAAGGTAATGCGAGTCCCCCGTCCTTGCTGTCCTGCTCTGTGTCTGGGGCTGCCGAGATGCAGTCACCTCTCATTTTAATTACTGGCAAGCAGCTATCTCTACATGACTGCAGACTGTGCTCTCGCAGCCACATCCCCTGTGCGGTGGTGGGAGCTGAGGCGGGTTTTGCTCTCCCCCCACCAttattctctcttttctttccgtGCCTGGCGGTCCAGTCCTGCAGACTCTGGTCAGCAGCAGAGCCCGGCTGGCAGCCGAGGTGGCACCGCAGCTCAGTTTGTCTGTATGTAAGAGCCACGGTTCCCACTAAAGGGAGGAGGGACCGTTCTGCGCCAATCGCCTCACCGCTACCACCATCCTACGGATGGATGCGGCCGCTTTGGCACTGGCTAAACTAAACTGCTCTTGCAGATGCTGGCGTGGTTCACGCCCAACTGTCCCTTCTCCCTTGGCGTGGGTAGAGCAGGCGCTTTCCCTCCTGCTTCTCTGTAGCCAGACCCCCAAACCATTTGTCCTCCTTCAGCCCCACTATGTCTGTGTGTTCCTCAGCACTGTTGCCAACTTGGGGGGCTCCCAATCaaagacacccccccacccaaaaaaaaaaaaaagggggcaggcagggcaggcagctgcctgcccagctccgGGGAGACCCAGGGATGGGCCGTAACGCCATCACCATGTCTTCTGCAGCATCCAGAGCAGCCTTGAACCTGGCGGAGGAAGCGGAGAAGAGAAAGTGAGAGTGGTCTCCGGTATCCCctccccccaacacccccctcccccccggtAACGGCACCAGGATTCTGGGTCTGGATCCAGACCCTACCGCTGCGCCCGCCCCCCCAATAAACCCCCGGGGGTTCCCCGTTTCTCCGCGACCCTCTGCCGTGTGCTCCGTACCGCGCGGCTCCTTTAAGACCGCGAGTGGGCGGTGCCTTTAAGGGAGTGGGCGGGGccggggaaggggaggagggcgGGGAAACGTGTGGGGTGGCGGGCGTGGCGGAAGTGAGGCGCAGGGGCGGGGCGGTTTCGCTACGGTGGCCGAGAGGAGGGCGGCGACGGGAGAGGAGGGCGGCGACGGGTGAGGAGGGCGGGAGTGTCGGTCTGTCCGGagtagcgggggggggcaggcggcTCCGTCTGTCCTGGGgtggaaaaaaggggggggggggccctctGTCTGTCCTGGGGCGGACAAGGAGGGGGGGGCCCTGTCTGTCAGTgccaggggcgggggggggtttgtctgtctgtctggggTGGGGGCAAGGAGGGCTCTCTCCGtcttggggcagggaggggggtgtctgtctgtctgacaGGGAGCGAGAGGGCTGCTGTCTGTCCTGGGGCAGCGAGGGCGTCTGTCTGTCGGCGGGGGCAGTGGCGGGGGGGCTGCCTGTCTGTCCGAAGGGGGGTCGGTCTGTCTGTCGGGGGGGGGGCCTGCCTGTCTGGGCgtcggggaggggggaggtCTGTGTGTCTGTCCGAAGGGGGGTCGGTCCGTCCGTCTCTCggccggggtgggggcagcGCAGCCCCCTCATCCCGTCCTGCGCCAGCCCCGCGCATGAGGCCGCCCCGTGATGAGCTCCAAGGCCAAGCGGGTGCTGCCCACCCGCCCTGAGCCCCCCAGCGTAGAGCAGATCCTGGCCGATGTGCAGGGCACCCACCCGGCCGACCCcgtcttcctcctccctgcagagccccaccgGGACCACGATCCCTCCCCAGGTGAGTCCCAGAGTGGGGGaaacacgggggggggggggggccagggggcTCCGCCAGCCCCTGCTGAGCCCGCTGCTCTGCCCCCTGCcaggctcccccagccctggcaggcaggaggctgctgcagagaagagggagcGGCTGTACCGGCAGAGCCGCTCCTACGTGGAGATGAACCAGCGGCTCCAGGAGTCCCAGGACCAGCTGCGGGACCAGTGCGAGGAGCTGCGGCGGGTGGGAGCGGCGCTGGAGCGCGGCATTACTGAAATGAGGCAGAAAGCTTTCTGAGGCCAGCAGCCTCCGGCCGGGTGGTGTCGGTGCTCGGGACTCCTCTCTGTGGGCACCTTGTCTCGTGGTCGTGGTTTTGCCTGCCCAAATTGGGGGTAGAACCAATTGCGTTTGATTTACGGGAGGATCTGACTTTGCCGCAACGTTGCCGGCGCCTCACCGGCGAGCAagagggctggggctgtgccacTTTGGCAGCCTGACTTTTCCCCAGGGAGCGGCCGGACCTGCTGCCTGTGCCGGGAAGGGGCTGTCTGGGCGTGGTGGCAGGTTCCTGGTGCAGGAGGAAAGGCTCAGCCCCCGTGTGTGGTCCCTGCTGTTCCTGAACTTGATGCCCTCGTCCCTGGTGGGTGGCATGTCGTCCGTGCCCTCGCACCGCGGCTTCACCTATGACTTTTCCATCTGGTACTGCCCCGAGGATGACCACATTGCCTCCCGCATCTCGGAGCACTTGAGGAGAAAGGGTTTTCGGGGTTACACAGAGCACCAGGACCAAGTGGCTGGGACATCTGTCGTCCC
This window of the Grus americana isolate bGruAme1 chromosome 28, bGruAme1.mat, whole genome shotgun sequence genome carries:
- the REEP6 gene encoding receptor expression-enhancing protein 6 isoform X4 translates to MGTVPQRLQRLLDRPGPLGDLLGRLEARTGVQRLYLATGSAAFLGLYLVFGYGASLLCNLIGFAYPAYVSIKAIESSSKEDDTTWLTYWVVYGVFSVAEFFSDTFLYWFPFYYAGKLWRVSPPRSACSWCGAWPPCPGTGRRCSTTTSSGPASSSTTGPWTMCWAPSAPKRWMRLPASPEKHPEQP
- the REEP6 gene encoding receptor expression-enhancing protein 6 isoform X2, translated to MGTVPQRLQRLLDRPGPLGDLLGRLEARTGVQRLYLATGSAAFLGLYLVFGYGASLLCNLIGFAYPAYVSIKAIESSSKEDDTTWLTYWVVYGVFSVAEFFSDTFLYWFPFYYAGKCLFLVWCMAPVSWNGSQVLYHNVIRPCFLKHHRTVDNVLGTLSTKALDAASSVTREVLQTLVSSRARLAAEVAPQLSLSHPEQP
- the REEP6 gene encoding receptor expression-enhancing protein 6 isoform X3, with amino-acid sequence MGTVPQRLQRLLDRPGPLGDLLGRLEARTGVQRLYLATGSAAFLGLYLVFGYGASLLCNLIGFAYPAYVSIKAIESSSKEDDTTWLTYWVVYGVFSVAEFFSDTFLYWFPFYYAGKCLFLVWCMAPVSWNGSQVLYHNVIRPCFLKHHRTVDNVLGTLSTKALDAASSVTREASRAALNLAEEAEKRK
- the C28H19orf25 gene encoding UPF0449 protein C19orf25 homolog, translating into MSSKAKRVLPTRPEPPSVEQILADVQGTHPADPVFLLPAEPHRDHDPSPGSPSPGRQEAAAEKRERLYRQSRSYVEMNQRLQESQDQLRDQCEELRRVGAALERGITEMRQKAF
- the REEP6 gene encoding receptor expression-enhancing protein 6 isoform X1, producing MGTVPQRLQRLLDRPGPLGDLLGRLEARTGVQRLYLATGSAAFLGLYLVFGYGASLLCNLIGFAYPAYVSIKAIESSSKEDDTTWLTYWVVYGVFSVAEFFSDTFLYWFPFYYAGKLWRVSPPRSACSWCGAWPPCPGTGRRCSTTTSSGPASSSTTGPWTMCWAPSAPKRWMRLPASPEKSCRLWSAAEPGWQPRWHRSSVCLIQSSLEPGGGSGEEKVRVVSGIPSPQHPPPPR